The following is a genomic window from Acidimicrobiales bacterium.
AGGCCTACGGCCTCTACCAGGACGACTACCAGCGGGTCGACGGTCGCTGGTGGTTCGCGGCGCGCCGCTACCGCTCGCTGGCCCGCACCGGCCCGGTCCCCGCCGTGCCCGGCCTCCCGTCCGACCTGCCTCCGGCGAGCCGGTAGGTTCGTCCGATGCAGCCCAAGAGCCGTCGGCGCCTCGACGCGGCCGTCCTCGCCGGTGGCGGCCTGCTGGTGGGCGCCGCGGGCCTGGCGGGTGCGGCGCTCGGCGACCAGGAGCGGATCGCGTCGCTGTGGGTGCTGGCCGACGTCGGCACCGACGGGCCGGCGCAGGTCACCGAGGTCGTCGACTACGACTTCGGGGCCCTCGCGGTCGACAAGCACGGCCTCCGCCGCATCGTGCCCGACCTCGACCCGAACGCACCGATCACGGTGGAGTCCGACACCGCGCCCGACGACCTGGCAGTGACCCGCGAGCCGGGGGGCACCCAGCTGCGGGTCGGCGACGCCGCCCGCACGGTGACCGGGCGGCACCGCTACCGCATCGGCTTCCCCCTGCCGGCGATGCTGCAGGGCGACGAGATCAACTGGAACGCGGTGGGCACCGAGTGGGAGGTCCCCATCGACGAGGCCGAGGTCCACCTCGTGTCCGACACCGAGTTGCTCGACGTGCGCTGCTTCGTCGGCGACGCCGGCTCCGAGACGTCCTGCGACGACGATCTGCAGGTCATCGCGCCGGGGCACGTCGCGGTGACGGTCGAGGACCTGAGCAAGGGCGAGGGCGTGTCGTTGGAAGCCCGCACCGGCAACCCGGTCGTCGGCCCGGTGGTCGCCCCGTCGCCGCCCACCGAGATGCCCGCCGAGCCGGGCACCGGCCTGCTGCCGCCCGCGGCCGCAGCTGCCGCCGCGGCGCTGGTGGCCGCGGTCCCCGCGAGGTGGTTGGTGCGCCGCGCCGGGCGCGAGCGCGTCGCGGTCGGCGGTGCGGCCGACGCGGCCTGGTCGTCGGCCAACCCGGTCGGCGAGGTGCGCGTCGACGCCGACGAGCTGGCGCAGATGGCGACCACCGAGTTCGCCCCGCCCGAGGACCTGAGCCCGTCGCACGGCGGCATCGTCCTCACCGAGACGGTCGCGCC
Proteins encoded in this region:
- a CDS encoding DUF2207 domain-containing protein; its protein translation is MQPKSRRRLDAAVLAGGGLLVGAAGLAGAALGDQERIASLWVLADVGTDGPAQVTEVVDYDFGALAVDKHGLRRIVPDLDPNAPITVESDTAPDDLAVTREPGGTQLRVGDAARTVTGRHRYRIGFPLPAMLQGDEINWNAVGTEWEVPIDEAEVHLVSDTELLDVRCFVGDAGSETSCDDDLQVIAPGHVAVTVEDLSKGEGVSLEARTGNPVVGPVVAPSPPTEMPAEPGTGLLPPAAAAAAAALVAAVPARWLVRRAGRERVAVGGAADAAWSSANPVGEVRVDADELAQMATTEFAPPEDLSPSHGGIVLTETVAPEHKVAWLIDAAIDGAVELVEEDGRAVRLVRKDGSTEHSAVLDVAFDGRDEIDLGSYDPQFAAAWSQLGTELERWRDQCGLWDAAADRRRVTALLLGIVGVVVGVVVAGVGAALANMNGSGFLVPVALGGVIAGAGLATAVTGWELRVRTPAGSAAWLRVESFRRFLAESEAFHAEEAAKRGVLREYTAWAVATGEVDRWSRAVQTSTAIPSSAGLSYVYLAPLLMASTMATATAPSSSGGVGGGGSVGGGAGGGGGGSW